Proteins from a single region of Calorimonas adulescens:
- a CDS encoding GntP family permease, whose translation MTAEQIAQMKEGMVHGPLLLVFLILAIVFIIYSTSKLKLHPFLSLLFAAYGVAFLSGMPLKYIGTIISSGFGNLMTSIGLVIVFGTIIGTVIEKSGAALKMADTILGVVGEKRSALAMTIIGYITSIPVFCDSGFVILTPLNKALAKRAGVPLATMAVALSTGLYATHTLVPPTPGPIAAAGNVGADLGLVILIGLVVAIPAALVGLWWAGRVGKTIEIEGEKESLNYDELKKQYKNLPNAWLSFAPIVVPIILIALSSIVNFTKYTGLGSQLIIFLGTPVNALMVGVLLSFLLMPNLSEETVTGWIGQGMKDSVNILLITGAGGALGTVLSNTPMADYIKSFATGGVMTGAMALILLFIISALLKTAQGSSTVALVTTSSMMAPMLPQLGIVSPVDLALAVMAIGAGAMTVSHVNDSYFWVVSQFSGMKVTDAYKAQTMATLLEGLTTIAVTLILFFIIG comes from the coding sequence ATGACTGCAGAACAGATTGCACAGATGAAAGAAGGAATGGTGCATGGACCATTGCTGCTTGTCTTTCTCATTCTTGCAATCGTTTTTATAATCTATTCTACGTCAAAATTAAAGCTGCACCCGTTTTTGTCATTACTCTTTGCTGCCTATGGTGTGGCTTTTCTATCGGGTATGCCTCTCAAGTATATAGGTACCATTATTTCCAGCGGTTTTGGCAACCTGATGACCAGTATAGGCCTTGTAATAGTTTTTGGTACAATTATAGGAACAGTCATTGAAAAATCAGGTGCTGCACTTAAGATGGCAGATACCATACTGGGTGTAGTTGGTGAAAAACGCTCAGCGTTAGCCATGACTATAATTGGCTACATAACCAGCATACCGGTGTTCTGTGACTCTGGTTTTGTAATCCTTACACCTTTAAATAAGGCACTGGCCAAGCGAGCTGGTGTACCCCTTGCCACCATGGCTGTAGCACTATCCACCGGTCTCTATGCTACCCATACATTAGTTCCACCTACACCAGGGCCAATAGCAGCAGCAGGCAATGTGGGAGCAGACTTAGGACTTGTAATACTTATTGGTCTTGTTGTAGCTATACCTGCTGCCTTGGTTGGGCTATGGTGGGCAGGTAGAGTAGGCAAGACTATAGAGATAGAGGGAGAAAAAGAAAGCTTAAACTATGACGAACTTAAGAAGCAATATAAAAATCTTCCCAACGCATGGCTGTCCTTTGCCCCTATCGTAGTGCCTATAATACTTATTGCGTTATCCTCAATAGTGAATTTTACAAAATACACCGGCCTTGGAAGCCAGCTTATAATCTTCTTGGGAACGCCTGTAAATGCTTTAATGGTTGGTGTCCTGCTTTCCTTCCTGCTTATGCCAAACCTTTCAGAAGAGACTGTTACCGGTTGGATTGGCCAGGGCATGAAGGACTCAGTTAACATACTATTGATTACAGGCGCCGGCGGGGCACTGGGTACAGTATTATCCAATACCCCTATGGCTGATTACATCAAGTCCTTTGCCACAGGTGGGGTTATGACAGGAGCAATGGCTTTAATACTCCTCTTCATAATCTCAGCGCTTTTAAAGACTGCCCAGGGTTCATCTACGGTTGCACTGGTCACCACATCCAGTATGATGGCTCCAATGCTCCCTCAGCTTGGTATTGTGTCTCCGGTTGACCTGGCATTAGCCGTTATGGCTATAGGTGCAGGTGCCATGACAGTATCTCATGTCAATGACAGCTATTTCTGGGTGGTCAGCCAGTTCTCTGGTATGAAGGTAACTGATGCATATAAGGCACAGACCATGGCGACACTCTTAGAAGGTCTGACAACCATAGCGGTTACGCTGATATTGTTCTTTATAATAGGATAA
- a CDS encoding DNRLRE domain-containing protein has protein sequence MPVLVIQPAIKDAALETGYPNTNTGNDPTMWVGRYYDGSAYRDLIQFDLSGLTNCANITSATLSLYVNEVTNATVSAFVTPYRVTQNWAENLVTWNTAPAYDPFAHGGTTQLRNIGWYQWDITNLVSNWFNGVYPNYGMLLRTPETTDFETKRFITSEEDANPDLRPYLTVTYTCREELIIPARQFNEVSETVTTGNTLAYTTSRDISTVSRVTYFISNTGANPAIVNIQLSADNVRWDTVTGDITVAAGETVSLIIDRLSHYSRIAYRSGTPGVPTTLVIWLETQV, from the coding sequence ATGCCAGTACTCGTAATCCAGCCAGCCATAAAAGACGCAGCTTTAGAAACGGGTTACCCCAATACCAATACAGGTAATGATCCTACCATGTGGGTTGGAAGATATTATGATGGTTCGGCATACCGTGATCTAATACAGTTTGACCTTTCCGGTCTAACTAACTGTGCAAATATAACCAGTGCCACACTAAGCCTGTATGTGAATGAGGTTACAAATGCTACGGTATCAGCCTTTGTGACACCATACAGGGTTACCCAGAACTGGGCTGAAAACCTGGTGACATGGAACACAGCCCCCGCTTATGACCCATTTGCACACGGTGGCACAACACAGTTAAGGAATATAGGCTGGTACCAGTGGGATATTACAAACCTTGTGTCTAACTGGTTTAACGGTGTATATCCCAACTATGGTATGCTCCTCAGGACGCCCGAGACCACAGATTTTGAAACCAAGAGGTTTATTACCTCAGAGGAGGATGCAAACCCAGACCTGAGGCCATACCTAACAGTGACCTACACCTGCAGAGAAGAGCTCATAATCCCTGCAAGACAGTTTAACGAGGTAAGTGAAACAGTAACCACCGGCAATACCCTGGCCTACACCACATCCAGGGATATATCTACTGTAAGCAGGGTAACCTATTTTATATCAAACACCGGGGCAAATCCTGCAATTGTAAATATCCAGCTTTCTGCAGATAACGTTAGATGGGATACGGTTACAGGTGACATTACGGTAGCTGCCGGAGAGACGGTAAGCCTCATCATTGATCGGTTGTCCCACTATTCAAGGATTGCCTACAGGTCGGGTACACCGGGTGTACCAACCACTTTAGTTATATGGTTAGAGACTCAGGTATAG
- a CDS encoding aspartate kinase — protein MDNIIVQKYGGTSVATPERIKNVAGRIINLKRAGKNIVVVVSAMGDSTDDLIDLAHQITPDPPSRELDMLLSTGEQVSIALLAMAIESMGEDVISLTAAQVGIHTDNIHTRARIVDIDTERILAELKRGRIVIVAGFQGVNEFNDITTLGRGGSDTTAVALASVLKAEMCEILTDVEGVYTSDPRIVFNAKKLDTITYEEMLELATLGAKVLHPRSVELAWQYDVPLMVRSSFNEKEGTIVTNMKLENERVVSGVACDKNVAKASVYGIPSRPGVAYRIFSALADKGIDVDMIVQNMTREGKTDISFTIAKENLGETREVLKKVSEELGSDGVNFEDGLAKVSIVGAGMINHPGVAAKMFEALYELDINIELITTSDIKVSCLVREDRAEEAVRKLHSVFELENI, from the coding sequence ATGGATAATATTATAGTGCAAAAGTATGGCGGGACATCTGTTGCAACACCGGAAAGAATTAAGAATGTGGCAGGCAGGATTATAAACCTCAAGAGAGCAGGTAAGAACATTGTGGTTGTAGTCTCAGCTATGGGGGATTCTACTGACGACCTTATTGACCTGGCCCATCAGATAACTCCAGATCCGCCCAGCCGTGAGCTGGACATGCTCCTTTCCACGGGGGAACAGGTCTCCATTGCCCTGCTGGCTATGGCCATCGAGTCCATGGGGGAGGACGTGATATCACTTACAGCTGCCCAGGTTGGTATACATACTGACAATATTCACACTAGGGCAAGGATTGTAGACATTGATACTGAAAGGATCTTAGCGGAATTAAAAAGAGGGCGTATAGTTATTGTGGCAGGCTTTCAGGGGGTAAACGAATTTAACGATATTACCACCCTCGGTAGAGGCGGCTCTGACACCACAGCTGTAGCCTTAGCCTCTGTACTTAAGGCTGAGATGTGTGAAATACTTACAGACGTAGAAGGCGTATATACCTCCGACCCCAGGATTGTCTTTAACGCAAAAAAACTGGACACCATCACCTATGAGGAGATGCTTGAGCTGGCAACCTTAGGTGCCAAGGTATTGCATCCAAGGTCGGTAGAACTGGCCTGGCAGTATGATGTGCCTCTAATGGTAAGGTCAAGTTTTAATGAAAAGGAGGGGACCATTGTGACAAACATGAAACTGGAAAATGAGAGGGTAGTCTCGGGGGTTGCCTGCGACAAAAATGTGGCCAAGGCCTCGGTCTATGGGATTCCATCAAGGCCTGGCGTAGCTTACAGGATTTTCTCTGCACTGGCAGATAAGGGCATAGATGTTGATATGATAGTCCAGAACATGACCAGAGAGGGAAAGACAGATATATCGTTTACCATAGCAAAGGAAAACCTGGGTGAAACCAGGGAAGTATTAAAAAAGGTCAGTGAGGAGCTGGGGTCTGATGGCGTAAACTTTGAAGACGGCCTGGCCAAGGTCTCCATCGTAGGTGCAGGCATGATAAATCATCCAGGAGTGGCAGCCAAAATGTTTGAGGCACTTTATGAGCTCGACATAAACATAGAACTCATCACCACATCGGATATCAAGGTGTCCTGTCTTGTAAGGGAGGATAGGGCAGAAGAAGCAGTTAGAAAGCTGCATAGCGTCTTTGAATTGGAAAACATATAA
- a CDS encoding ADP-ribosylglycohydrolase family protein: MIDRYEGCLVGLAIGDALGMPVELMGVDEIERTYGHIEDMVNAKAGLNSGLLRGQYTDDTQMTIALAEAIIEAGYVEQYTVSGRFVKLDGKLIGPGLGCMTGIKNMERGVPWDRAGSDSAGNGAAMRTAPVALFYHGDPDRIIRATRVHSIMTHRDERAVEAAVITSLTIDYLLDGRDPDELIGYVLKFARNEEIIEEIKKVDSIIKGGIDEGKAIKQFNISGYSVGTLGASLYIFLRYRKSFKDAVLMAVNMGGDSDTIASIVGAFSGAYNGIYAIPDKWISSLKDSGYIRSLADTLYDLSLNPYKPVPDVLDYNLKVIFVGYNPGLESAKKGHFYASNTNRFWRVLYESGILPEPLTYEDDWRMAEYGYGLTDIVKYCTREAAEITDDMYERGKKRLLRILNQYRPKVACYNGKGIYKKLMGLTEVDYGLQKTSAVPGIIDYVVPSTSGRTGVKWEDRLGYFKELNKIIKLLN, from the coding sequence ATGATTGATAGATATGAAGGGTGTCTGGTCGGCCTGGCCATTGGAGATGCATTGGGGATGCCTGTAGAACTTATGGGGGTAGATGAGATAGAAAGGACATATGGACACATAGAGGACATGGTGAATGCAAAAGCGGGGTTGAACTCGGGGCTTTTAAGGGGACAGTATACGGATGACACTCAGATGACCATTGCCTTAGCAGAGGCTATAATAGAGGCCGGTTATGTGGAGCAGTACACGGTATCAGGGAGGTTTGTTAAACTTGATGGTAAGCTTATAGGGCCTGGCCTCGGGTGCATGACGGGCATAAAGAACATGGAGAGGGGTGTACCGTGGGACAGGGCAGGTAGCGACAGCGCAGGGAATGGGGCCGCTATGAGGACAGCACCCGTGGCTTTATTCTATCATGGCGACCCAGACAGGATAATTCGAGCCACAAGGGTCCACAGCATCATGACCCACCGTGATGAACGGGCCGTAGAGGCAGCCGTCATAACATCTCTTACCATAGACTATCTTTTAGATGGCAGAGACCCTGATGAGCTTATAGGATATGTGCTAAAGTTTGCAAGAAATGAGGAAATAATAGAAGAAATAAAGAAGGTAGATTCCATAATCAAGGGCGGTATTGACGAAGGTAAAGCCATAAAGCAGTTTAATATTTCAGGATACTCTGTGGGCACATTGGGAGCTTCCCTGTATATATTTTTAAGGTACAGAAAAAGCTTTAAGGATGCTGTATTGATGGCTGTCAATATGGGAGGTGACTCAGATACCATTGCATCCATAGTGGGTGCATTTTCAGGTGCATATAACGGGATATATGCTATACCGGACAAATGGATTTCAAGTTTGAAAGACTCAGGGTATATAAGGAGTCTTGCCGATACCCTCTATGACTTGAGCCTAAACCCATATAAGCCAGTGCCTGATGTATTGGACTACAACCTCAAGGTCATCTTTGTAGGCTATAACCCAGGGCTGGAGTCTGCAAAAAAAGGCCACTTTTATGCCTCAAATACAAACAGATTCTGGAGAGTGCTCTATGAGAGCGGTATACTTCCCGAGCCATTGACCTATGAGGATGACTGGCGTATGGCAGAATATGGTTACGGGCTTACAGATATAGTGAAATACTGCACAAGAGAGGCTGCAGAGATAACAGACGATATGTATGAGAGAGGAAAGAAGAGGCTTTTGAGAATTTTAAACCAGTACCGGCCGAAGGTAGCCTGCTATAACGGCAAAGGAATATATAAAAAGCTGATGGGGCTTACTGAGGTGGACTATGGGCTTCAGAAAACCAGTGCTGTACCAGGCATAATAGACTATGTGGTTCCATCCACCAGCGGCAGGACAGGGGTAAAGTGGGAGGATAGATTGGGGTATTTTAAGGAGCTTAATAAAATAATTAAGCTGTTGAACTGA
- a CDS encoding YeeE/YedE thiosulfate transporter family protein has product MEDVKKPKRKKKNQVPAGIGLLIVLVVIGIVLAGISPMLSIYWIFGISFGFVLQKARFCFTAAMRDPVLTGSTSLTRAVIVALMLATMGFAAIQYSAVSKGLPIPGNIAPAGIFTAIGATMFGVGMVIAGGCASGTLMRVGEGFVQQWIALVFFIIGSMWGAHDYGWWSKVFFSKSPAVFLPNIFGWAPAFFGQLIVLAILFAVAEWYENKKLGSEEE; this is encoded by the coding sequence ATGGAGGATGTAAAAAAACCCAAAAGAAAGAAGAAAAACCAGGTGCCAGCAGGTATAGGGTTGCTAATTGTTCTTGTGGTGATAGGTATCGTGCTGGCAGGCATTTCACCAATGCTAAGCATTTACTGGATTTTTGGCATTTCCTTTGGGTTTGTGCTTCAAAAAGCAAGGTTTTGTTTTACAGCTGCGATGAGAGACCCTGTACTGACAGGAAGTACATCACTCACAAGAGCCGTCATTGTTGCCTTGATGCTGGCCACTATGGGGTTTGCTGCAATTCAATACAGTGCTGTATCCAAAGGGCTTCCTATACCAGGCAATATTGCTCCTGCAGGTATTTTTACAGCTATAGGGGCTACCATGTTTGGCGTTGGAATGGTTATAGCAGGAGGATGTGCCTCTGGCACCCTGATGAGGGTTGGTGAGGGTTTTGTACAGCAATGGATAGCATTAGTATTTTTCATAATTGGTTCAATGTGGGGTGCCCATGATTATGGTTGGTGGTCAAAGGTATTCTTCTCCAAATCGCCTGCAGTTTTTTTACCCAACATATTTGGTTGGGCACCGGCATTCTTTGGCCAACTTATAGTATTAGCAATACTCTTTGCTGTTGCTGAATGGTATGAAAATAAAAAATTAGGTTCTGAGGAGGAATAA
- a CDS encoding sulfurtransferase TusA family protein, with protein sequence MAEYRLDCLGEACPVPLIKTQKKMEQLKVGDTLIVEIDHSCAMKNVPEWARKVGYNVEIEEVDDGEWEIYIEKTK encoded by the coding sequence ATGGCAGAATACAGATTGGATTGTCTTGGAGAGGCTTGTCCTGTACCATTGATTAAAACACAAAAGAAGATGGAGCAACTTAAGGTTGGTGATACGCTTATTGTGGAAATAGACCACAGTTGTGCTATGAAAAACGTCCCGGAGTGGGCCAGGAAAGTCGGATATAATGTAGAGATAGAGGAAGTTGACGATGGGGAATGGGAGATATATATAGAGAAAACTAAATAA
- a CDS encoding patatin-like phospholipase family protein yields MKIGLALGGGAARGYAHIGVLKALERHGIKPDCVAGCSMGALLGAIYCSGISASVLEQLAINISPRQWMDISLSRTGIMSGKKLESLIYTLTGGKNIEDLPIPFIAVATDVMTSSPYIFKDGPIHTAVRASTAIPGIFEPVSLGDRILVDGGFVDNVPVDLLDEMEVDLTIAVDVGFSFTNSKPTNLFEIILLSIDTMQKKLHELNPIKADLIIKPDVSAIRPNQFEKAADCIKIGEETTEDFLSKVDPAVFSLLEKNQ; encoded by the coding sequence ATGAAAATAGGATTAGCCCTTGGCGGTGGTGCTGCCAGGGGATATGCTCACATAGGTGTACTAAAGGCTCTTGAAAGACATGGAATAAAACCAGATTGCGTGGCAGGATGCAGTATGGGGGCATTGCTTGGGGCTATATACTGCAGCGGTATATCCGCATCTGTTTTAGAACAACTGGCGATAAACATCAGCCCCAGGCAATGGATGGATATTTCCCTTTCCAGGACCGGCATAATGTCCGGCAAAAAATTAGAGTCCCTCATCTACACACTGACTGGCGGAAAAAACATAGAGGACTTGCCCATACCTTTTATAGCTGTAGCCACTGATGTCATGACATCCAGTCCCTACATATTTAAAGATGGCCCCATACATACTGCCGTAAGGGCCAGTACAGCCATACCGGGAATATTTGAGCCTGTATCCCTCGGGGATAGAATCCTGGTTGATGGTGGTTTTGTGGATAATGTACCGGTAGACCTCCTGGATGAGATGGAGGTTGACCTGACCATTGCAGTAGACGTTGGCTTTTCATTCACCAACTCAAAACCAACCAATCTATTTGAGATAATACTGTTGTCCATAGACACCATGCAAAAGAAACTGCATGAGTTAAACCCCATTAAGGCTGACCTGATAATAAAACCTGATGTAAGCGCCATAAGGCCAAACCAATTTGAGAAGGCAGCGGACTGTATAAAGATAGGTGAAGAGACCACGGAAGATTTCCTTTCTAAAGTCGACCCCGCCGTGTTTTCTCTTCTTGAAAAGAACCAATAA
- a CDS encoding LysR family transcriptional regulator: MDLASLQAFYKTVYYRSISTAAKELYLSQPAISMQIKSLEQELNTKLLERSNKGAKPTEAGNIVYEYAQKILELYEHMNKDLESLINTRRNISVISCPSFGHYSLPCSLYEFKRRFKGIDFDIEYAFTDDVIKNIEKGVYDIGFIEGECTNENIDCMTLGASRMYFVANPEIVKSNILSKKEITQYSLFIIDKKCYLRKIIENVFSSHALDIYSFSIHMESSSFEAIKSSVLAGEGISIMPYLSIKKELYNKSLIILEVEDMVFKYHYSLIYNKKITDPLKLNFINFIKEHGKKSFC, translated from the coding sequence ATGGACCTTGCCAGCCTCCAGGCTTTTTATAAAACCGTATATTATAGAAGTATATCTACCGCTGCAAAAGAACTTTACCTCTCTCAACCTGCCATAAGCATGCAGATAAAATCCCTGGAGCAGGAACTTAATACAAAACTATTGGAACGTAGCAACAAGGGTGCAAAACCTACTGAGGCCGGTAATATAGTGTATGAATACGCTCAGAAAATACTGGAACTCTATGAACACATGAACAAAGACCTTGAGTCATTAATAAACACGCGAAGGAATATATCCGTGATATCCTGCCCATCTTTTGGCCACTATTCTCTGCCCTGTAGTCTTTATGAATTCAAAAGAAGATTCAAGGGGATTGACTTTGATATAGAATATGCATTTACAGATGATGTAATAAAAAATATTGAGAAGGGCGTGTATGATATAGGCTTTATAGAGGGAGAATGCACCAATGAAAATATAGACTGCATGACGCTGGGTGCTTCACGGATGTATTTTGTAGCTAATCCGGAAATTGTAAAGAGTAATATACTCAGTAAAAAAGAAATAACACAGTACAGTCTTTTTATAATAGATAAAAAATGTTATCTTCGTAAAATCATTGAAAATGTTTTTTCCTCACATGCCCTTGACATCTATTCTTTTAGTATTCATATGGAGTCCTCTTCATTTGAGGCGATTAAATCATCTGTACTCGCAGGTGAGGGAATATCTATAATGCCGTATCTATCAATTAAAAAAGAGCTCTACAACAAGAGCCTAATAATTCTTGAGGTTGAAGATATGGTTTTTAAGTACCATTATTCACTGATATATAACAAAAAGATTACTGACCCACTGAAGTTAAACTTTATTAATTTCATTAAAGAGCATGGCAAAAAAAGTTTTTGTTAG
- a CDS encoding iron-containing alcohol dehydrogenase family protein: MHLVMGSPNRYIQYAGIIKDAGDYIKDFGKRALVVGGHTALSVTSDSLTASLTKNNIDYIVTEFKGEVTQDEIDRVGTIAAENNRDVIIGVGGGKAIDTAKAAANKIGVRLVTIPTIAATCASWTPLSVIYNDEHEFLRYTVFRDSPSLVLVDTKVIAESPARYFAAGISDTLVKGYEAAASSKGKYINVPTRAALSMADLCTETLFEYGRQAYEDVKGNRVSEAVEKTIDAIIALSGMVGGLGSDNCRIAAAHAIHNGFTILPEVHGFNHGEKIAFSTLVQLCLENYPDTEFERVTNFLHSIDQPVTLSMLNLEGIENDRLEKVARRACAPQESTHNMYFEVTPEDVVRAIIEADRKATALIRGV; encoded by the coding sequence ATGCATTTGGTTATGGGTTCACCAAACAGGTATATACAGTATGCAGGCATTATAAAGGATGCAGGAGACTATATAAAGGACTTTGGGAAGAGAGCGCTGGTTGTTGGGGGACATACAGCCCTCTCGGTGACATCTGATAGTCTCACAGCATCCCTTACAAAGAATAATATAGACTACATTGTTACTGAATTCAAGGGTGAGGTTACACAGGATGAGATTGACAGGGTCGGAACGATAGCTGCTGAAAACAACCGAGATGTGATAATTGGCGTTGGTGGTGGAAAGGCCATAGATACGGCTAAAGCAGCCGCAAATAAAATAGGGGTACGCCTTGTAACCATACCTACCATTGCTGCCACCTGTGCCTCATGGACTCCGCTGTCTGTGATATACAATGATGAACACGAGTTTTTAAGGTATACTGTGTTCAGGGACAGCCCATCTCTCGTGCTGGTCGATACCAAGGTGATAGCCGAGTCGCCGGCCAGATACTTTGCAGCAGGTATATCTGATACCCTGGTGAAGGGATATGAGGCTGCGGCTTCATCAAAGGGGAAGTATATAAATGTACCAACACGGGCTGCCCTGAGTATGGCTGATCTGTGCACGGAGACACTTTTTGAATATGGAAGGCAAGCATATGAGGATGTAAAGGGAAACAGGGTAAGTGAGGCCGTGGAAAAGACCATAGATGCCATCATTGCCTTGAGTGGCATGGTGGGAGGACTCGGGAGTGATAACTGCAGGATTGCTGCCGCTCATGCTATACATAACGGCTTTACAATCCTTCCCGAGGTTCATGGGTTCAATCACGGAGAGAAGATTGCTTTTTCCACACTGGTACAGTTATGCCTGGAAAACTATCCTGACACTGAATTTGAGAGGGTAACAAACTTCCTCCACTCCATAGACCAGCCGGTTACCCTCAGTATGTTGAATCTGGAGGGCATAGAGAATGATAGGTTAGAGAAGGTTGCCCGGAGGGCCTGCGCGCCTCAGGAGTCTACGCATAATATGTATTTTGAGGTGACACCGGAGGATGTGGTGAGGGCAATCATTGAAGCAGATAGGAAGGCAACCGCTTTGATAAGAGGTGTTTAA
- a CDS encoding aminotransferase class I/II-fold pyridoxal phosphate-dependent enzyme — translation MKLSKRFDAVPDNIFTFLDGQAMKKREAGLRVIDLGKGSPDLTPPGHIIQKMIDELKRNEVHTYPPFLAIPSLKRAVIDYYWLNHGVSLEEDEVALVPGTKTGIHMVSQAILDAGDAALVPDPGYPDYISGIRLAGGIDVPYPLDKDYLPDLGKIKYEISKNARLIFVNYPSNPISAVADIEVFKEIKGFTQRRGLVVVSDIAYGPITFDNKRSPSFLEVDGAKDIGVELFSLSKIYSMAGWRVGFVVGNRELVKAVESLTVQYFAGVFLPVQEAAVSALKSPYEEIQKVVSIYQDRKEVFTGVLKSHGVEFFNPGGTIYVWYKIPDDASSMTYAAELLDSKGVIVAPGIGFGRGGEGYARVSLTKDVGILEEAAGLIGSFQEEKTRRGRL, via the coding sequence GTGAAATTGTCTAAAAGGTTTGATGCTGTTCCGGATAATATATTCACATTTTTGGATGGCCAGGCCATGAAAAAGCGTGAGGCAGGGTTGAGGGTCATAGACCTGGGCAAGGGCAGCCCTGACCTTACACCTCCCGGCCATATAATACAAAAGATGATAGATGAATTAAAAAGGAACGAGGTTCATACCTATCCACCCTTTCTTGCCATACCTTCTCTCAAGAGAGCAGTTATAGACTATTACTGGTTGAATCATGGTGTGTCACTTGAGGAGGATGAGGTAGCTTTAGTACCGGGCACAAAGACGGGTATACACATGGTCTCTCAGGCAATTCTTGACGCCGGTGATGCGGCTCTTGTGCCAGATCCTGGATATCCAGACTATATAAGCGGTATAAGGCTGGCAGGTGGTATAGATGTTCCGTATCCGCTGGATAAAGACTATCTGCCGGACCTAGGTAAAATAAAATATGAAATATCAAAAAACGCCCGATTGATTTTTGTCAACTATCCGTCCAACCCAATCTCTGCTGTGGCGGATATTGAGGTATTTAAGGAAATAAAGGGGTTTACACAGAGACGTGGACTTGTAGTTGTAAGCGATATTGCCTATGGGCCTATTACCTTTGATAATAAAAGGAGTCCCAGCTTCCTCGAGGTGGACGGGGCAAAGGACATAGGAGTTGAACTGTTTTCACTGTCTAAGATATACAGTATGGCCGGCTGGAGGGTAGGATTTGTGGTGGGAAACAGGGAACTTGTCAAGGCGGTTGAGAGTCTTACAGTGCAGTATTTTGCGGGTGTGTTTTTACCTGTCCAGGAGGCCGCCGTAAGTGCACTGAAAAGTCCATATGAGGAGATACAGAAGGTGGTAAGTATATACCAGGACAGAAAGGAGGTCTTTACAGGGGTTTTGAAGAGTCATGGAGTAGAATTTTTCAACCCTGGGGGGACTATTTACGTGTGGTACAAGATACCGGATGATGCTAGCAGCATGACGTATGCCGCTGAGCTTCTGGACTCAAAGGGTGTGATTGTTGCGCCAGGTATAGGGTTTGGGAGGGGTGGAGAAGGATATGCCAGGGTTTCCCTGACCAAGGATGTGGGGATATTAGAAGAGGCTGCTGGACTTATTGGTTCTTTTCAAGAAGAGAAAACACGGCGGGGTCGACTTTAG
- a CDS encoding sulfurtransferase TusA family protein, with protein MRYDIDCFGEMCPVPMLKLKGILKDLKDGDSIKLVTDHSCVLSSISDYLKHRRLKVEIEEVINGVWEIYIEKR; from the coding sequence ATGAGATATGATATTGATTGCTTTGGTGAAATGTGTCCTGTCCCTATGCTAAAGCTCAAAGGCATTTTAAAAGACCTCAAGGATGGTGATTCTATCAAACTTGTCACCGACCACAGTTGTGTCCTGAGCAGCATATCCGATTACTTGAAACATAGAAGGCTGAAAGTCGAGATAGAGGAAGTCATAAACGGCGTGTGGGAAATATACATTGAAAAGAGGTGA